A stretch of the Gossypium hirsutum isolate 1008001.06 chromosome D07, Gossypium_hirsutum_v2.1, whole genome shotgun sequence genome encodes the following:
- the LOC107940768 gene encoding protein transport protein Sec61 subunit beta, translating to MAGGTAPPRGSAAAAASMRRRRTTSGAASGGAAGTMLQFYTDDAPGLKISPNVVLVMSIGFIAFVAVLHVMGKLYFVRREA from the coding sequence ATGGCTGGTGGAACAGCTCCCCCTAGAGGAAGTGCAGCAGCAGCCGCAAGCATGCGTAGGCGGAGAACCACAAGTGGTGCAGCCTCAGGAGGGGCTGCTGGGACCATGCTTCAATTTTACACGGATGATGCACCAGGTCTCAAGATCTCGCCGAATGTTGTGCTTGTCATGAGCATCGGTTTCATTGCTTTTGTTGCCGTTCTACATGTTATGGGCAAGCTGTATTTTGTTCGTAGAGAGGCTTGA